A genomic region of Mycolicibacterium poriferae contains the following coding sequences:
- a CDS encoding zinc-dependent dehydrogenase yields the protein MKALRFYAPEDVRLEDVPEPTCAPDEVKMRVRNCSTCGTDVKIFYNGHQNLTPPRTIGHEIAGEIVEVGADVNAIYGSNWQEGDRVQVIAAVPCGECHECRKGWMAVCQNQTSMGYQYDGGFAEYMIVPRQVLKVDGLNRIPDNVGFDEASAAEPFACAINAQELLGIEEGDTVVVFGAGPIGCMHIRIARGVHKVGPVYLVDVNDARLQMSADAVNPDGVINAAEVDVVAKVMELTGGRGADIVITATAANIAQEQAIAMAARNGRISFFGGLPKTNPNITCDSNVVHYRQLHIHGANGSAPEHNKRALQYISTGQVPVKDLITRHIPLDDVLDAFQIVKNGEAIKVTVEPAPAEVGAGV from the coding sequence ATGAAGGCATTGCGCTTCTACGCCCCCGAAGACGTCCGACTGGAGGACGTACCCGAGCCGACCTGCGCGCCCGACGAAGTGAAGATGCGCGTCCGCAACTGTTCGACCTGCGGCACCGACGTCAAGATCTTCTACAACGGCCATCAGAACCTGACTCCGCCGCGGACCATCGGCCACGAGATCGCCGGCGAGATCGTCGAGGTCGGCGCCGATGTCAACGCCATCTACGGCAGCAACTGGCAGGAGGGCGACCGGGTGCAGGTGATCGCCGCGGTGCCGTGCGGCGAGTGCCACGAGTGCCGCAAGGGCTGGATGGCGGTGTGCCAGAACCAGACCTCGATGGGCTACCAGTACGACGGCGGGTTCGCCGAATACATGATCGTGCCCCGGCAGGTGCTCAAGGTCGACGGTCTGAACCGCATCCCCGACAACGTCGGCTTCGACGAGGCGTCGGCGGCCGAGCCGTTCGCCTGCGCCATCAACGCCCAGGAACTGCTCGGGATCGAAGAGGGCGACACCGTGGTGGTGTTCGGCGCCGGCCCGATCGGCTGCATGCACATCCGCATCGCCCGCGGCGTGCACAAGGTCGGGCCGGTCTACCTCGTCGACGTCAACGATGCGCGCCTGCAGATGTCGGCCGATGCGGTGAACCCCGACGGCGTCATCAACGCCGCCGAGGTCGACGTGGTCGCGAAGGTGATGGAGCTGACCGGCGGCCGGGGTGCCGACATCGTGATCACCGCGACCGCGGCCAACATCGCCCAGGAGCAGGCGATCGCGATGGCCGCGCGAAACGGGCGCATCTCGTTCTTCGGCGGGCTGCCAAAGACCAACCCGAACATCACCTGCGACTCGAACGTCGTGCACTACCGCCAGCTGCACATCCACGGCGCCAACGGGTCGGCACCCGAGCACAACAAGCGCGCGCTGCAGTACATCTCGACCGGTCAGGTGCCGGTCAAGGATCTGATCACCCGCCACATCCCGCTCGACGACGTGCTCGACGCCTTCCAGATCGTCAAGAACGGCGAGGCCATCAAGGTCACCGTGGAGCCCGCGCCGGCCGAGGTGGGCGCCGGGGTGTGA
- a CDS encoding DNA topoisomerase IB, giving the protein MRLRRSTLDKPGLTRKRRGKGFAYYDSDGELLTDEKTLQRVKDLVIPPAWKKVWISPHRNGHIQAVGTDAAGRRQYIYHQAWQEERAEEKFDRVLDLSLQLPQWRARVTEDLGAKGLGRDRVLALALHLLDRGYFRAGGEQYADENESYGLATLLCEHITLHRDSVLFDYPAKSGVRRTLEITDEAVVRAVRSLMRRDGRTERFLVCRNGSGWTDIRADDLNARFKELVGEDYSVKDLRTWHGTVLAAEAFVDADPPVSPKVVKRVESAVMKEVSEALGNTPAVARGSYVDPRVVRGYEQGQTIAAAAKRADRARNPGDAQIILEKATRTLIRRMANS; this is encoded by the coding sequence TCGACAAGCCCGGCCTGACGCGCAAGCGCCGCGGCAAGGGCTTCGCGTACTACGACAGCGACGGTGAGCTGCTCACCGACGAGAAAACCCTGCAACGGGTGAAAGACCTGGTCATCCCGCCGGCCTGGAAGAAGGTGTGGATCAGCCCGCACCGCAACGGCCACATCCAGGCCGTCGGCACCGACGCGGCGGGCCGGCGCCAGTACATCTACCACCAGGCCTGGCAGGAAGAGCGGGCCGAGGAGAAGTTCGACCGCGTCCTGGACCTGTCGCTGCAGCTGCCGCAGTGGCGGGCCCGGGTGACCGAGGATCTCGGCGCCAAGGGTCTCGGGCGCGACCGGGTGCTGGCGTTGGCGCTGCACCTGCTCGATCGCGGATATTTCCGTGCCGGGGGTGAGCAGTACGCCGACGAGAACGAGTCCTACGGGTTGGCGACCCTGCTCTGCGAACACATCACGCTGCACCGCGACTCGGTGCTGTTCGACTACCCGGCCAAGAGCGGAGTGCGCCGCACGCTGGAGATCACCGACGAGGCCGTCGTCCGGGCGGTGCGCTCGCTGATGCGTCGCGACGGCCGGACCGAACGGTTCCTGGTGTGCCGCAACGGCTCCGGCTGGACCGACATCCGCGCCGACGACCTCAACGCGCGCTTCAAGGAACTGGTCGGGGAGGACTACAGCGTCAAGGACCTCCGCACCTGGCACGGCACAGTGCTCGCCGCCGAGGCTTTCGTCGACGCCGACCCGCCGGTGTCGCCGAAGGTGGTCAAGCGCGTCGAGTCGGCGGTGATGAAAGAGGTGTCCGAGGCGCTGGGCAACACGCCCGCGGTGGCGCGCGGCTCCTATGTCGACCCGCGCGTGGTCCGCGGCTACGAACAGGGGCAGACCATCGCCGCGGCGGCCAAGAGGGCCGACCGCGCCCGCAACCCCGGCGACGCGCAGATCATCCTGGAGAAGGCCACGCGGACGTTGATCCGCAGAATGGCCAACAGCTGA